A region of Saimiri boliviensis isolate mSaiBol1 chromosome 10, mSaiBol1.pri, whole genome shotgun sequence DNA encodes the following proteins:
- the NOM1 gene encoding nucleolar MIF4G domain-containing protein 1 isoform X3, which translates to MAASGNTVEPGQGGSRGRAARMKRRGCRGSRRGPGGGGEKVLKRLKLAVEEFVQATSEGEAPVSCGGRGAPVRFRPGGRKSRKELRKEKRHLRKARRLQRSAGPHQGPGPGGGAAEASGARRDTEERARPAPSRDPSPPKEPRPSRARAKAQAPPGKPRPSAAATAAARKRALLAANEEEDREIRKLERCLGLNKRKKKDGGGSIPLSFARDGLDYILGALESEKNSGLYDSSGEEEEEEEDAGRNLPESDLESDSQDESEEGEEEEDIEKEEKALQAESDDDGEDLEQEQGEEKEEGAREKRRGRRVRFADDDEEKSENSSENGDVTDQQGLCESGEKYVPPHVRRAEETVDFKKKEELERLRKHVKGLLNRLSEPNMASISGQLEELYMTHSRKDMSDTLTSALMGACVTASAMPSRLMMEHVLLVSILHHTVGIEVGAHFLEAVVRKFDDVYKHGSEGKECDNLFTIIAHLYNFHVVQSRLVFDILKKLTGTFTEKDIELILLMLKTVGFSLRKDDALSLKELIAEAQTRASSAGGKFQDQTRIRFMLETMLALKNNDMRKIPGYDPEPVEKLRKLQRALVRHAGSGSETQLRVSWDSVLNAEQTGRWWIVGSAWSGAPMIDNSQHTHLQKQPAGTVSSKILELARKQRMNTDIRRNIFCTIMTSEDFLDAFEKLLKLGLKDQQEREIIHVLMDCCLQEKTYNPFYAFLASKFCEYERRFQMTFQFSIWDKFRDLENLPAVNFSNLVHLVAHLLKTKSLSLSILKVVEFSELDKPRVHFLRKVLSILLMETEVEDLGLIFTRERERTREVKR; encoded by the exons ATGGCGGCGTCCGGGAACACGGTGGAGCCCGGTCAGGGCGGATCCCGGGGACGCGCGGCCCGCATGAAGCGCAGAGGCTGCCGCGGGTCGCGCCGCGGTCCTGGCGGCGGTGGGGAGAAGGTCCTGAAGAGGCTCAAGCTAGCGGTGGAAGAGTTCGTGCAGGCGACCTCGGAGGGCGAGGCTCCCGTGAGCTGCGGGGGGCGCGGCGCCCCGGTGCGCTTCCGCCCGGGAGGGAGAAAAAGCCGCAAGgaactgaggaaggagaagcGGCACCTGCGGAAAGCGCGCCGGCTGCAGAGGTCGGCGGGCCCCCACCAGGGTCCCGGCCCCGGAGGCGGAGCCGCAGAAGCGAGTGGTGCCCGGCGGGACACAGAGGAGCGCGCCCGCCCGGCTCCTAGTCGGGACCCCTCGCCTCCCAAGGAGCCGCGGCCGTCCCGGGCCAGGGCCAAGGCCCAGGCCCCTCCCGGGAAGCCCAGACCCTCCGCAGCCGCCACCGCCGCTGCCCGCAAACGGGCGCTTCTGGCGGCCAACGAGGAGGAGGACCGAGAGATCCGAAAGCTGGAGCGTTGCCTCGGCTTGAACAAGCGCAAAAAGAAGGACGGCGGCGGCTCCATACCGCTGAGCTTTGCACGCGACGGGCTCGACTATATTCTGGGAGCCCTGGAGTCTGAGAAAAATAGCGGCTTGTACGACAGCagtggtgaggaggaggaggaggaggaagatgccGGACGGAACCTCCCCGAAAGTGACTTGGAGAGTGACTCCCAGGACGAAAGCGAGGAGGGCGAGGAAGAGGAGGAcatagaaaaggaagagaaggcgCTGCAAGCGGAGAGCGACGACGACGGCGAGGATTTGGAACAGGAAcagggggaagaaaaggaggagggagcgcgggagaaaaggagggggaggagagtccGTTTTGCagatgatgatgaagaaaagAGTGAGAATTCCTCGGAGAACGGCGACGTGACCGATCAG CAGGGTCTTTGTGAAAGTGGTGAAAAGTATGTCCCACCTCATGTGAGGCGAGCTGAGGAAACAGTGGActtcaagaaaaaggaagaactaGAAAGGCTGAGGAAACATGTGAAAGGTCTACTTAACAG GCTGAGTGAACCCAACATGGCTTCCATCAGCGGGCAGCTGGAGGAGCTCTACATGACCCACAGCAGGAAGGACATGAGTGACACCCTGACCTCCGCCCTCATGGGTGCCTGCGTCACTGCCTCAGCCATGCCCAGCAGACTGATGATGGAGCATGTTCTCTTAGTCAGCATCCTTCACCACACGGTTGGAATTGAG GTCGGTGCTCACTTTCTGGAGGCGGTGGTGAGGAAGTTTGATGACGTCTATAAACACGGAAGCGAAGGGAAAGAATGTGACAACCTGTTCACCATTATTGCGCATTTATACAACTTCCATGTGGTGCAGTCTCGCCTCGTCTTCGACATTTTGAAAAAACTTACTGGAACTTTCACTGAAAAAGATATTGAACTGATCTTGTTAATGCTGAAAACTGTGGGCTTTTCATTGAGAAAAGATGATGCTTTATCACTCAAGGAACTGATCGCTGAAGCCCAGACCAGAGCCAGCAGCGCAGGCGGCAAGTTTCAGGACCAGACCAGG atTCGGTTTATGCTGGAGACGATGTTGGCCCTGAAGAACAATGACATGCGTAAAATCCCAGGCTACGATCCTGAGCCTGTGGAGAAGCTGAGGAAGCTGCAGAGAGCTTTG GTCCGCCATGCCGGCTCAGGTTCTGAGACTCAACTTCGTGTCTCCTGGGACAGCGTCTTGAATGCGGAACAGACGGGTCGCTGGTGGATTGTGGGGTCTGCCTGGAGCGGGGCCCCGATGATTGACAACAGTCAGCATACGCACCTGCAGAAGCAGCCTGCGGGGACG GTCAGCTCCAAGATCCTAGAACTCGCCCGCAAGCAGAGGATGAACACAGACATCAGGAGAAACATATTCTGCACAATAATGACAAGTGAAGATTTTCTGGATGCTTTTGAGAAGCTTCTAAA GCTTGGACTTAAGGatcagcaggagagagaaatcaTTCATGTTCTCATGGATTGCTGCCTTCAAGAGAAAACTTACAATCCCTTCTACGCTTTCTTGGCTAGCAAATTCTGTGAATATGAAAGGAGATTTCAG ATGACTTTCCAGTTCAGCATATGGGACAAATTTCGGGACCTGGAAAACTTGCCAGCTGTGAATTTCTCTAATTTGGTTCATCTGGTGGCCCACTTGCTGAAGACAAAATCGCTTTCACTTTCCATCTTAAAG GTAGTTGAATTCAGTGAATTGGACAAACCCAGAGTCCACTTTTTACGAAAAGTGTTAAGTATCCTGTTAATGGAAACAGAAGTTGAAGACCTCGGTTTAATTTTCACAAG agagagagagagaactcggGAAGTGAAGCGTTAG
- the NOM1 gene encoding nucleolar MIF4G domain-containing protein 1 isoform X2 — protein MAASGNTVEPGQGGSRGRAARMKRRGCRGSRRGPGGGGEKVLKRLKLAVEEFVQATSEGEAPVSCGGRGAPVRFRPGGRKSRKELRKEKRHLRKARRLQRSAGPHQGPGPGGGAAEASGARRDTEERARPAPSRDPSPPKEPRPSRARAKAQAPPGKPRPSAAATAAARKRALLAANEEEDREIRKLERCLGLNKRKKKDGGGSIPLSFARDGLDYILGALESEKNSGLYDSSGEEEEEEEDAGRNLPESDLESDSQDESEEGEEEEDIEKEEKALQAESDDDGEDLEQEQGEEKEEGAREKRRGRRVRFADDDEEKSENSSENGDVTDQGLCESGEKYVPPHVRRAEETVDFKKKEELERLRKHVKGLLNRLSEPNMASISGQLEELYMTHSRKDMSDTLTSALMGACVTASAMPSRLMMEHVLLVSILHHTVGIEVGAHFLEAVVRKFDDVYKHGSEGKECDNLFTIIAHLYNFHVVQSRLVFDILKKLTGTFTEKDIELILLMLKTVGFSLRKDDALSLKELIAEAQTRASSAGGKFQDQTRIRFMLETMLALKNNDMRKIPGYDPEPVEKLRKLQRALVRHAGSGSETQLRVSWDSVLNAEQTGRWWIVGSAWSGAPMIDNSQHTHLQKQPAGTVSSKILELARKQRMNTDIRRNIFCTIMTSEDFLDAFEKLLKLGLKDQQEREIIHVLMDCCLQEKTYNPFYAFLASKFCEYERRFQMTFQFSIWDKFRDLENLPAVNFSNLVHLVAHLLKTKSLSLSILKVVEFSELDKPRVHFLRKVLSILLMETEVEDLGLIFTRVSDNPKLGILREGLKLFISHFLLKNAQAQRSAEEASLLRARADLATKALQGKASLRL, from the exons ATGGCGGCGTCCGGGAACACGGTGGAGCCCGGTCAGGGCGGATCCCGGGGACGCGCGGCCCGCATGAAGCGCAGAGGCTGCCGCGGGTCGCGCCGCGGTCCTGGCGGCGGTGGGGAGAAGGTCCTGAAGAGGCTCAAGCTAGCGGTGGAAGAGTTCGTGCAGGCGACCTCGGAGGGCGAGGCTCCCGTGAGCTGCGGGGGGCGCGGCGCCCCGGTGCGCTTCCGCCCGGGAGGGAGAAAAAGCCGCAAGgaactgaggaaggagaagcGGCACCTGCGGAAAGCGCGCCGGCTGCAGAGGTCGGCGGGCCCCCACCAGGGTCCCGGCCCCGGAGGCGGAGCCGCAGAAGCGAGTGGTGCCCGGCGGGACACAGAGGAGCGCGCCCGCCCGGCTCCTAGTCGGGACCCCTCGCCTCCCAAGGAGCCGCGGCCGTCCCGGGCCAGGGCCAAGGCCCAGGCCCCTCCCGGGAAGCCCAGACCCTCCGCAGCCGCCACCGCCGCTGCCCGCAAACGGGCGCTTCTGGCGGCCAACGAGGAGGAGGACCGAGAGATCCGAAAGCTGGAGCGTTGCCTCGGCTTGAACAAGCGCAAAAAGAAGGACGGCGGCGGCTCCATACCGCTGAGCTTTGCACGCGACGGGCTCGACTATATTCTGGGAGCCCTGGAGTCTGAGAAAAATAGCGGCTTGTACGACAGCagtggtgaggaggaggaggaggaggaagatgccGGACGGAACCTCCCCGAAAGTGACTTGGAGAGTGACTCCCAGGACGAAAGCGAGGAGGGCGAGGAAGAGGAGGAcatagaaaaggaagagaaggcgCTGCAAGCGGAGAGCGACGACGACGGCGAGGATTTGGAACAGGAAcagggggaagaaaaggaggagggagcgcgggagaaaaggagggggaggagagtccGTTTTGCagatgatgatgaagaaaagAGTGAGAATTCCTCGGAGAACGGCGACGTGACCGATCAG GGTCTTTGTGAAAGTGGTGAAAAGTATGTCCCACCTCATGTGAGGCGAGCTGAGGAAACAGTGGActtcaagaaaaaggaagaactaGAAAGGCTGAGGAAACATGTGAAAGGTCTACTTAACAG GCTGAGTGAACCCAACATGGCTTCCATCAGCGGGCAGCTGGAGGAGCTCTACATGACCCACAGCAGGAAGGACATGAGTGACACCCTGACCTCCGCCCTCATGGGTGCCTGCGTCACTGCCTCAGCCATGCCCAGCAGACTGATGATGGAGCATGTTCTCTTAGTCAGCATCCTTCACCACACGGTTGGAATTGAG GTCGGTGCTCACTTTCTGGAGGCGGTGGTGAGGAAGTTTGATGACGTCTATAAACACGGAAGCGAAGGGAAAGAATGTGACAACCTGTTCACCATTATTGCGCATTTATACAACTTCCATGTGGTGCAGTCTCGCCTCGTCTTCGACATTTTGAAAAAACTTACTGGAACTTTCACTGAAAAAGATATTGAACTGATCTTGTTAATGCTGAAAACTGTGGGCTTTTCATTGAGAAAAGATGATGCTTTATCACTCAAGGAACTGATCGCTGAAGCCCAGACCAGAGCCAGCAGCGCAGGCGGCAAGTTTCAGGACCAGACCAGG atTCGGTTTATGCTGGAGACGATGTTGGCCCTGAAGAACAATGACATGCGTAAAATCCCAGGCTACGATCCTGAGCCTGTGGAGAAGCTGAGGAAGCTGCAGAGAGCTTTG GTCCGCCATGCCGGCTCAGGTTCTGAGACTCAACTTCGTGTCTCCTGGGACAGCGTCTTGAATGCGGAACAGACGGGTCGCTGGTGGATTGTGGGGTCTGCCTGGAGCGGGGCCCCGATGATTGACAACAGTCAGCATACGCACCTGCAGAAGCAGCCTGCGGGGACG GTCAGCTCCAAGATCCTAGAACTCGCCCGCAAGCAGAGGATGAACACAGACATCAGGAGAAACATATTCTGCACAATAATGACAAGTGAAGATTTTCTGGATGCTTTTGAGAAGCTTCTAAA GCTTGGACTTAAGGatcagcaggagagagaaatcaTTCATGTTCTCATGGATTGCTGCCTTCAAGAGAAAACTTACAATCCCTTCTACGCTTTCTTGGCTAGCAAATTCTGTGAATATGAAAGGAGATTTCAG ATGACTTTCCAGTTCAGCATATGGGACAAATTTCGGGACCTGGAAAACTTGCCAGCTGTGAATTTCTCTAATTTGGTTCATCTGGTGGCCCACTTGCTGAAGACAAAATCGCTTTCACTTTCCATCTTAAAG GTAGTTGAATTCAGTGAATTGGACAAACCCAGAGTCCACTTTTTACGAAAAGTGTTAAGTATCCTGTTAATGGAAACAGAAGTTGAAGACCTCGGTTTAATTTTCACAAG AGTGTCTGACAACCCAAAGCTGGGGATACTGCGTGAGGGCTTGAAGCTGTTCATCAGCCACTTCTTGCTAAAGAACGCACAGGCCCAGAGAAGCGCCGAGGAAGCCAGCCTGCTGAGAGCGAGAGCTGACCTTGCTACAAAGGCTCTGCAGGGAAAAGCTTCCCTGAGACTGTAG
- the NOM1 gene encoding nucleolar MIF4G domain-containing protein 1 isoform X1 yields MAASGNTVEPGQGGSRGRAARMKRRGCRGSRRGPGGGGEKVLKRLKLAVEEFVQATSEGEAPVSCGGRGAPVRFRPGGRKSRKELRKEKRHLRKARRLQRSAGPHQGPGPGGGAAEASGARRDTEERARPAPSRDPSPPKEPRPSRARAKAQAPPGKPRPSAAATAAARKRALLAANEEEDREIRKLERCLGLNKRKKKDGGGSIPLSFARDGLDYILGALESEKNSGLYDSSGEEEEEEEDAGRNLPESDLESDSQDESEEGEEEEDIEKEEKALQAESDDDGEDLEQEQGEEKEEGAREKRRGRRVRFADDDEEKSENSSENGDVTDQQGLCESGEKYVPPHVRRAEETVDFKKKEELERLRKHVKGLLNRLSEPNMASISGQLEELYMTHSRKDMSDTLTSALMGACVTASAMPSRLMMEHVLLVSILHHTVGIEVGAHFLEAVVRKFDDVYKHGSEGKECDNLFTIIAHLYNFHVVQSRLVFDILKKLTGTFTEKDIELILLMLKTVGFSLRKDDALSLKELIAEAQTRASSAGGKFQDQTRIRFMLETMLALKNNDMRKIPGYDPEPVEKLRKLQRALVRHAGSGSETQLRVSWDSVLNAEQTGRWWIVGSAWSGAPMIDNSQHTHLQKQPAGTVSSKILELARKQRMNTDIRRNIFCTIMTSEDFLDAFEKLLKLGLKDQQEREIIHVLMDCCLQEKTYNPFYAFLASKFCEYERRFQMTFQFSIWDKFRDLENLPAVNFSNLVHLVAHLLKTKSLSLSILKVVEFSELDKPRVHFLRKVLSILLMETEVEDLGLIFTRVSDNPKLGILREGLKLFISHFLLKNAQAQRSAEEASLLRARADLATKALQGKASLRL; encoded by the exons ATGGCGGCGTCCGGGAACACGGTGGAGCCCGGTCAGGGCGGATCCCGGGGACGCGCGGCCCGCATGAAGCGCAGAGGCTGCCGCGGGTCGCGCCGCGGTCCTGGCGGCGGTGGGGAGAAGGTCCTGAAGAGGCTCAAGCTAGCGGTGGAAGAGTTCGTGCAGGCGACCTCGGAGGGCGAGGCTCCCGTGAGCTGCGGGGGGCGCGGCGCCCCGGTGCGCTTCCGCCCGGGAGGGAGAAAAAGCCGCAAGgaactgaggaaggagaagcGGCACCTGCGGAAAGCGCGCCGGCTGCAGAGGTCGGCGGGCCCCCACCAGGGTCCCGGCCCCGGAGGCGGAGCCGCAGAAGCGAGTGGTGCCCGGCGGGACACAGAGGAGCGCGCCCGCCCGGCTCCTAGTCGGGACCCCTCGCCTCCCAAGGAGCCGCGGCCGTCCCGGGCCAGGGCCAAGGCCCAGGCCCCTCCCGGGAAGCCCAGACCCTCCGCAGCCGCCACCGCCGCTGCCCGCAAACGGGCGCTTCTGGCGGCCAACGAGGAGGAGGACCGAGAGATCCGAAAGCTGGAGCGTTGCCTCGGCTTGAACAAGCGCAAAAAGAAGGACGGCGGCGGCTCCATACCGCTGAGCTTTGCACGCGACGGGCTCGACTATATTCTGGGAGCCCTGGAGTCTGAGAAAAATAGCGGCTTGTACGACAGCagtggtgaggaggaggaggaggaggaagatgccGGACGGAACCTCCCCGAAAGTGACTTGGAGAGTGACTCCCAGGACGAAAGCGAGGAGGGCGAGGAAGAGGAGGAcatagaaaaggaagagaaggcgCTGCAAGCGGAGAGCGACGACGACGGCGAGGATTTGGAACAGGAAcagggggaagaaaaggaggagggagcgcgggagaaaaggagggggaggagagtccGTTTTGCagatgatgatgaagaaaagAGTGAGAATTCCTCGGAGAACGGCGACGTGACCGATCAG CAGGGTCTTTGTGAAAGTGGTGAAAAGTATGTCCCACCTCATGTGAGGCGAGCTGAGGAAACAGTGGActtcaagaaaaaggaagaactaGAAAGGCTGAGGAAACATGTGAAAGGTCTACTTAACAG GCTGAGTGAACCCAACATGGCTTCCATCAGCGGGCAGCTGGAGGAGCTCTACATGACCCACAGCAGGAAGGACATGAGTGACACCCTGACCTCCGCCCTCATGGGTGCCTGCGTCACTGCCTCAGCCATGCCCAGCAGACTGATGATGGAGCATGTTCTCTTAGTCAGCATCCTTCACCACACGGTTGGAATTGAG GTCGGTGCTCACTTTCTGGAGGCGGTGGTGAGGAAGTTTGATGACGTCTATAAACACGGAAGCGAAGGGAAAGAATGTGACAACCTGTTCACCATTATTGCGCATTTATACAACTTCCATGTGGTGCAGTCTCGCCTCGTCTTCGACATTTTGAAAAAACTTACTGGAACTTTCACTGAAAAAGATATTGAACTGATCTTGTTAATGCTGAAAACTGTGGGCTTTTCATTGAGAAAAGATGATGCTTTATCACTCAAGGAACTGATCGCTGAAGCCCAGACCAGAGCCAGCAGCGCAGGCGGCAAGTTTCAGGACCAGACCAGG atTCGGTTTATGCTGGAGACGATGTTGGCCCTGAAGAACAATGACATGCGTAAAATCCCAGGCTACGATCCTGAGCCTGTGGAGAAGCTGAGGAAGCTGCAGAGAGCTTTG GTCCGCCATGCCGGCTCAGGTTCTGAGACTCAACTTCGTGTCTCCTGGGACAGCGTCTTGAATGCGGAACAGACGGGTCGCTGGTGGATTGTGGGGTCTGCCTGGAGCGGGGCCCCGATGATTGACAACAGTCAGCATACGCACCTGCAGAAGCAGCCTGCGGGGACG GTCAGCTCCAAGATCCTAGAACTCGCCCGCAAGCAGAGGATGAACACAGACATCAGGAGAAACATATTCTGCACAATAATGACAAGTGAAGATTTTCTGGATGCTTTTGAGAAGCTTCTAAA GCTTGGACTTAAGGatcagcaggagagagaaatcaTTCATGTTCTCATGGATTGCTGCCTTCAAGAGAAAACTTACAATCCCTTCTACGCTTTCTTGGCTAGCAAATTCTGTGAATATGAAAGGAGATTTCAG ATGACTTTCCAGTTCAGCATATGGGACAAATTTCGGGACCTGGAAAACTTGCCAGCTGTGAATTTCTCTAATTTGGTTCATCTGGTGGCCCACTTGCTGAAGACAAAATCGCTTTCACTTTCCATCTTAAAG GTAGTTGAATTCAGTGAATTGGACAAACCCAGAGTCCACTTTTTACGAAAAGTGTTAAGTATCCTGTTAATGGAAACAGAAGTTGAAGACCTCGGTTTAATTTTCACAAG AGTGTCTGACAACCCAAAGCTGGGGATACTGCGTGAGGGCTTGAAGCTGTTCATCAGCCACTTCTTGCTAAAGAACGCACAGGCCCAGAGAAGCGCCGAGGAAGCCAGCCTGCTGAGAGCGAGAGCTGACCTTGCTACAAAGGCTCTGCAGGGAAAAGCTTCCCTGAGACTGTAG